Within Colletotrichum destructivum chromosome 11, complete sequence, the genomic segment AATTAGCCAAATGTGTGTGAGAGACAAGGCATTCTTACACTCCCCAATTGAAAACGCCCCAGGCGGTGAACGAGTTTGCTCTCTGTGTTTCTCGAGACATGCGTTCAAGGTTTTTCTTAGCTTGGGGTGCCTCTACGCCGAACAGGGACAAGCGTGTGCCCATTCGAAGAGCGACAGCGAGGTATTCGAGTACGTGATGATCTTTGCCGTGGCCCAGATAAGACAAACTTAACAGTTGCGCACTTGCAGCGTTGAGGATGCTGGTGTTATCCTTCTCAAGGAGCCAAAGCCTCTCCGTTTCTTTGCAGAATGGCTCGATATAATGGACTGTCTTTTCCTCGATGGCAGTATACATTTGCTATATCGTCAGTCACCGCTGTCAAATAACCATTTCTAGCATGCCCGAAGGAGCTAGGGTACTTCGAACTTACACAGCCCCAGTACATTAAGGCGTTAACGAGGAGTCGAGAACAATACTCTTGCCGTTGGCCGACAAGATCGGTAATGAAGAGATGTGGATCGAATATGCCTAGAAGCGGATGATCGGTCGTCAGATAGAGCGATATAACCCTCGCGGCGAAGTCGTCGGTGACCGGAACGTCGGTCCAAAAATCGATCTTGAGCTTTCTGAGGCGCTCGTCGCACAGGACGGGGATTGATTTCCTACTCCTCTCGGGAGTTTCACTAGGAGGAGCTTCCAAGTGAAATGTGTTGTCGTTGTCACAAGGAGGCGCGCTATTAGTCGGCTTCGTCGTAGTGCCATCCTCGGATGGATAGTTCAGATGTTGACCATAATTTTCGGCCGATCGCAGTCCGCTTCGGAGGTCAGCATGATCAAGGGGTAACAGACGGGAGCAGTAGCTTAGCACAGGGTACACATACTAATGCCGGAGAGATTTCGATCGACGTAGCCTGCTTGGTTCGAGAAGCATGCGACATTCTGACGCCCTTAGAGGGGCATGACGCGGAGCGGGATACGCGACAGGGTTTTTGACCATCAGTTCAAATTCTAAAGGTAACTGGGTCGAGAGAGTTGCACGGCCTATACCATGATCGAACGGCCACGTCATTCCATCCATGCCACCGTTGATGGTATTCAGAACGGAGTTTGAGTCGTCATTTGCTCGTAGCATCCGCAGCATCCCGAAGGCCTGAGGCTCTGACGCAGACCTCAAAAGCTCGAGTACTTCTTGAGAAACCTCAAGTGGTTGTCCAAGCCTCGGCGattccttcttctcgacgtaTATGCACTCGGTTGATCGTTTGCGGCAAGCTGCACAAGCCGGGCGTGTTCCGTCACACTACAATGAGGGTAAATTCGGGACAATCAGCAAACACAGCAGCTTGGCGAGGAAAACAACACAATTCAAGGGGTAGTAGCATTGTTCGGGATTGATGGACTCACGCGTGTTTTTCTGCGCCGGCATGCATTGCAAGCAGTATCTGTGCTGACTCGTTTTCTTTTCGAGTGTTCTTCGCGGGAAGAGTCAACAGAAGACCGACCACCGCCGTTTCCTGCCGGTAGTAGCACAGCCAACCtcttcgacatcgtcgtGATATGCACCGTTTCTAAGTAatgaagaggaaaaaagagTGAAACCACCACCCACTGGCTAGAAATTTCAAGCTGGCGGATCAACTGACTTGGCGAGAGAGGAATCTTCCATCGAGTGAAAATGACGTCAGGGGAAGCAGCCGCTCCACTCAGAGAACATGCCAAGATCTTTGAGCTAACCAAAAAGGCAACAACAGCATTGAGGTTCGGAGAAAATGAAGGGTAATATTTTATAGGTCATAGCGCTGGATGCAACATGTGAGTGGGGACCCCTTCTTGCGCACCCCCACAACTTGCGCAGCGAATTTCCCTCTACACATTACTTTTCGGAATCGCCACACAATCGATTGACCAACCCAACTAACAAAACAACTATGTTGGAAATACTACTGTTTTGGCCATGGCCAAATGCACCGAAATAGACCTTCAAGGGCA encodes:
- a CDS encoding Putative zn(2)Cys(6) fungal-type DNA-binding domain-containing protein, with the translated sequence MSKRLAVLLPAGNGGGRSSVDSSREEHSKRKRVSTDTACNACRRRKTRCDGTRPACAACRKRSTECIYVEKKESPRLGQPLEVSQEVLELLRSASEPQAFGMLRMLRANDDSNSVLNTINGGMDGMTWPFDHGIGRATLSTQLPLEFELMVKNPVAYPAPRHAPLRASECRMLLEPSRLRRSKSLRHYGLRSAENYGQHLNYPSEDGTTTKPTNSAPPCDNDNTFHLEAPPSETPERSRKSIPVLCDERLRKLKIDFWTDVPVTDDFAARVISLYLTTDHPLLGIFDPHLFITDLVGQRQEYCSRLLVNALMYWGCQMYTAIEEKTVHYIEPFCKETERLWLLEKDNTSILNAASAQLLSLSYLGHGKDHHVLEYLAVALRMGTRLSLFGVEAPQAKKNLERMSRETQRANSFTAWGVFNWGVLTTLFYQQPGLEYPVYPPIYPVPTEPVRSVTRDESDRLSCEVSEEGLPPYMGHTFPALCRFWLIIHDVTLAYYKKWPNPLPDHVSLDFAEFKFRELLAWIEALSSDQMLRDGCPHHVVILHIWFHAAILDIFRPFVRSSRYESLRLKTFASRLASPSAAFNASVSQLKRLIVRYRCNYESSAYTLLWQSALIYVANEVLHETENPEWRFYFLTCIYAYEGLRKSYRVAEVITRGLLTMSLRDGHISGTEARQCLEHIQETQNNHAKEDVRATFMVDLDLAMTDPDAAKVESLAGRFEDIALFRDFTNAGQ